The window CGAAGGCTTGTGGCGGCGTGCCCCGCTCATTTTCGTAAGATGGTCATGGCGGCGCTTTTGAGCGGCTGCCGCTATGGCGAATTGTGCAGGCTCACATGTGAAGACTTTAGCCGAGATTCTGGAACGATCTTGGTAAGGGTCAGCAAGTCCGGCAAATCACGCCATATTGCATTACCGCCGGAAGGGGCGCGCTTTTTCGAGAAAGAGACGAAGGACAGGCCAAATTCAGAACAGATCTTTACGCGCCCAAACGGAGCTGGCTGGTCACACTCGGATCAGCAACGGCCTATGCAAGACGCGGTCAAGGCCGCTCAGTTAGCCCCGATCACTTTCCGTGGTCTCCGCCACACTTATGCGTCACGGCTGGCCATGAAGGCGGTGCCTCTTGCCGTCATCGCGAAACAACTTGGCCATTCGAATACAAGAATGGTTCTCTAATTCCGGGTCTGACTGTCAAGCTCTCCAACGATCATCCTTGCCGGGCCCATTGTTCTCTCCGCGGTAGGGGCGAACCCTCCGCATGATGGCGTAAGGTGACGTTGGCGGTTCAATGTTGAAATCGCGGTCGTCCTTTCGGACACTCGCAAAAAATCGGGCGAACTCACCATCGCCATCGTCCCGGCTGGGACGTCTTTTCCTGCTATTGGCAAGAACTCAGTAATGCCCTCGCTAGGCAGCAATCTCCTTCGACCAGTTGAACTCGGTTCCATCGATCCACCTGCGATGCAGAATGACCGCAAGCTTGCGTGCGACCGCGACCTTGGCCTTGCGAAGTCCGTTGCGCTTGGCGAGCCTCACCCCCCAGGCCTTCACAGCGGACCATTTCGGGACACGCGTCAGCAGAACCCCGGCTGCTTCAAATAGATAACTTCGCAGCATCGCGTCGCCGCATTTGGAGATTCGGCCGGACCAATCGACTTCCCCGGAGGCATGGCGTCGACTGGTTAATCCGACATAAGCTCCCACGCTTCTCGATCGCGCAAACCGTGCCGGATCATCAATCGTTGCCTTGAAGGCAAGCGCAGTGATCGGACCTGATCCCACGTCATATTGCCCATCTCACTACGTTATTGAAAGACAAAGGTCTTTTGATTTGGATTTGATGATGACGGGCTTTTGCAGCACGCCCTGACGCGCTCGATCACATGCTGATCTTCGATATCCCGTCGTTTGATTACCCAGGGTGCGCCTGCACAATATTGCTTGGCGGGAATGACGCCGGCGCGTATCTGGCGTAGCACCGTCAGGGGGCTCAGATTGAGCATCCTGGCTGCTTCAGGCAACGTGACTTCGCCGCGCTCGGCCCATTCGCCATCCCTGTAGACCGAGATGCCGTGCGTGTTGCGGAAGCCCCGCACACGCGACTGTGTCCATCCATTCAATCGGCCTGTTCGCTTACCTGTCCGGTTGAGCATGCCGGCAATGGCTTTGTCAGGCATCAATCGCGCGCAGGCGCGGATCAATTCCACCGTCTCGGGCTCGACGGCCCACCGTGTTTGTCCCCTCCGGTTCTTTCTCACCATCAGGCGGGTATGATCGCCGCCCTGCCAATGCAACAATAAATGAATCTGGTCATCCTCGACGCAGGCTACCACCTCACGCAACACGACTCGGATGATACGCTTACGCGTGACGGCAGTGGCCGCCGGATGATGCCAAGCAGCCTCCAGGTCAGCCCCCATTTGCAGCAGACGCTTGCGCTCCTCTGCACTCAAGGTCGCCGGCCGCTGTCGAAGCAGCGCCTCCATTTCCTCCTCGAGTGCGCGTACGGCCGCAAGGGCGGCATTCCACCGCCGCTCGAGTTCGCCAGCGACCAGACGATTATCAGGGTCGACCGTATCATACTGTCGGCGTGCCCTGGTTGCCTCGTATCGCGCCTGCTCGAGCGCCAACTCGATCTGGCGTTGTTTTTCGCCAGACTGGTGCTCGCATTGTGTGATCGCTTGGATGGCTGCTTCAACACCGAGCGGCTGCAGCAACCGCACAATCTCGGCTCCCACCGCCTCATCGACCCGCAAAGCGCCGAATGAGATACAGGGACCAGCACCGGGATTGCTCCGGGTCGCGTCACAATTATAGCGGCCGACATCGCCCTTGGTGCCATTGTAGCTAACAAGCAGCCGGCGGCCGCAATGACCACAGCGCAGCAGGCCGGCGAGCAAAGCCTCCCCCTTGCGCACCGGTCCGCGCACCATCATGCCCTTACCATTGGCGTTGTCAGCGATCAGCCGTTGATTCCTTTCAAAGTCTGCCCAGGACAAATAGCCCTCGTGATGCTCGACGAGCAAGACCGCCCAATCTGAGCGATCTTTGCGGCGGCCGCGAACGATTCGCTTGCGGCCATTTTCGATTGTCATCCGACTTCCGGTTCGGCCAAAGGCGTAAGCACCAGCATAAACAGGATTGGTGAGAAGATTGCTCACCGACGTGTAGACCGGTAGCTTCCACATCACCTGATGTTGTCCCGAGACTTTGGGGTCGATATACGGCAGCGCGATCTGGTCACCTCGAAGCGACAAAAACACTTGGCGGATGCTTTGCATCTCGGCAAACCGGGCGAAGACCAGCCCAATCGCCTCACGCACGCGCAGGTCGGGATCCATTTCGATTTTGTCGCGGCCTACTTTTACATAGCCAACGGCTACCGAGAAGAACAGCTCGCCCCGTCGTGCCTTCTGCTTCAGGGCTTCCATCGAACGGGCCCGCAGGAGCGACAGTTCGAGCTCGCTCATCGTCCCCTTCATGCCCAGCAATAGCCGGTCGTTCGGATGGCGTGGTTCATACGTTCCATCCTCATCGACGATCACCGTGCCGACCAAGCCGCAAAATTCGATCAGAGTGTGCCAGTCGCGTCCGTTGCGCGCCAGGCGCGACGCCTCGATCGAAAACACGGCACCAACGCGGCCTTCACAGATCGCTGCAAGCAGCCTCTCGAATCCCGGACGGCTGACGCCCGAACCCGAGCGACCAAGATCGTCATCAATGACTGTCACATCCGTCCAGCCGAGAGCTCGAGCACGATCAGCAAGGCCATATTGACGCCGTCGGCTCTCATGATTGTTGGCAAGCTGGTCGACGGTGGATTGCCGAATGTAGATGAAGGCGCCCCGCGCCAGATGATCAGGCGTGATCTTCATCACCTGCCTCCGTCACTGCGACGACACTGAGTATTTCCGACAAAAGCGCGCTCACCAGTGGCAATAGCTTCGCCCGCTCGGACGCTGTCATCGGTACCAGTGGCGTCTTGGGCACGAAGAGGTCGGATTGGCGTTGATATTGTTGCCGACGCGTCATGCTTGTCTCCTTCACGACGGGAATCGTCGTGCAACAAGCTTAGGCAGGTATCGAGCTCGAGACGGAGCTCACGCAGATGCGCCAGCGGCAGAAGTGGAATCTCCGTCACCACCATCGCCTCCGCCGAATCCTCCGTCATCCAGATCGGCAGCTGCGCCAGTGTGCCATCGGGCTGACGGATGGTCACAGCGACGTCGTTACCACGGCGATGGCGACTGGTCACGATGACCGTTTGCCCGTAACGGGGATGAAATCGGTAACGGATAATCGTCTCACGCAACTGATAGTGAGCATTATGAAGTTGTCGCGCCGACGCCAGGCACGGTCATGAACCGGCGGACCTGCGCATCATGGCGGGCCAATTTCATAACCTTGCGGTCGAGCTCACTGACCTGCTGTTCGACAGCATTGCGCGCTTCGAGCAGCGGTCTGACCGCAGTCACCAACTCGGGACGGCCCTCGATCAACTCCTCGACTCGCACGGCAAAGACATTGAACTTGGCACGGCCGATCACTAGCCCGAGGTTCTTGAGAAGGCCGCGAACATGGTTCTCGAGATCGCGTTTGATCTTGACCAGCAGCGCCCGGCTGGCCAGGAGTGCCCTGACCGACTGGCTGTCAATATCCTTGACGTGCACCTCCTTGAACCAACCCGTCTGCATGATCCGGGCGATCCCGATAGCATCGTTGCGGTCGCTTTTGTTGATCTGCATCTTGAGCACCGCCTTGGCATGACGCGCGTCGATGCAAATCACCGGTAGACCAAGCTGCTTAAGCTCAGTCCATAGCCACGTGGACGTCGGCCCGGTCTCGAGGCCGATGCGTACCACGTTCGGTGCCTTTGACCTCAGATAAACTGAGATCACTTCTGGATCTGAATCGACAACGCCCTCTCGCACGACCGCCCCCGTCTGATTCACCACGCAGATTGATGTCTGCTTCAACGACACATCCAGTCCGACATAGTATTCCATTGCCGCCCTCCATCGTTGCGAGGCCACATGAGGCGGGCCTCATACGTTCCTGGAGAGCTGATTCTCTTGCCTTTGTCTGGCTCGATCCCGGAATTACCCCATGTTGAAAAAGTCCGCGGTTGCGTTGGGTGAGCATCGCTGATTCAGTCGTTCCGAGAGGGTTGAATCGATGATGGGACATCAGCTGGTTGAGCAGGCCACGTTGGCCTACGAGTTTTCGCTGGGGCGGCACATTCCGCCCAATCATTTATTGCGATCGATCGACAGGTTTGTGGAGCTCGATGGGTTGAGGCCGGGCGCGCAAGGCTCGCGATGAGCCCGTGCTGAACAGGATTGTCAAAAGCTATATTCCGACGATGGGATCGTCGCCGTTGCACTCTTGGCCGCCATGGCTGCAGGCTTCGGCGACGTCGCGATGACATCCGCCTTGAGCCGCACCTCGTCTGCGAGGCTGGGCAGCCGGTCGGATTGCCCCTCCGCATACCGGTAATCGATGACGAGGTTCTGGCCCTCGACCCATCGGAGCTCGCGCAGCCCTTGGCGAAACACCTCTAGGAGGCGCCAGCCGACGGTGCCCGAGCCTCCCTGCGGCTGGGCGCACACACCCATAGGCAGTGCGACGGTCGGCTGCTGCCTGGGTTTGATCTTGATAAAGTTCAGCAGCGTTGCCGCCACGATCATCACCAGGACGCCACCAACGCTGAGCGAGATCTGCATCGCCAGCCCCTCCGAGATGTCGAGCAGCGCCAGGAGGCTGGCGAGCGTAAGCAGAACGCCGAGGCAGTAGATTGGCAGCGAGTTCTTGCCACAGAGAATGGCGCCGCGCATCACCGCCGTCGTCAGCCCTCGCCAATTGCGAGGCACGAACCATACCGCCAAAATCGCAAGGGCCAAAAAATGCAGCAGTCGCAATGGATCGAGATTCGATTTGTCCATCGGGTAAAGCAGCTTCAGCAGCGCCTGCGGGACCAGCGCTTCCAGCGGTTTGATCCTCCAGCTCAATGCGATGATGAGGCTGAACACCAGATAGAGAACGGCAGGCACAAGCGCCGTGCGTGACGTCACCCACGGCCGCACTCTCTCGCCCTCGATCATCCACCACGCGCCAAGTACAACCAGCAGCTGCCAAGCAAGCGGATTGAAGGCCCAGTGGCCGTTCGGCCACGCCGGCATAGTCCAGCCGAACACATGGACCAGCGCATAAAGCGCCAGCGAGGCGCCAAGCGTCACGTTCGGCAGTCGCAGCAGCAGCCACAGTAACGGCGCGAACAAGAGATGAAGAAGCACGAAGATCGGCAACACGTCGGTATTGACCGGACGGTATTGCAGCATCGCCGCGTGCGCGAGCGTCGCGCCCGGCTGGTCCAACATGATGCGCGTATTGCTCTCGTCAGCAAGACGGCCGCCGCCTGCGAGGTGAACCAGGATGGCGCAGGCGAGGGTGAGCAGCAGAAATGCGACATAAATGTCCCAGCTTCGCCGCAGCGTCCGGTTGATCACGCTGGTCCAGCCCTCGCAGCGCAATGCCTTGCCGTAGGCCAGTGTGCAGGTCACACCCGAGACGAAGATGAACACTTCCGCGACATCGCTGAAGCCGTAGTTCCGCAGCGTCAGCCAACTTCCGATGTTGTTGGGGACATGGTCAAGAAAGATGCACCAGAGCGCGATGCCGCGGCAAGCATCAATGCGCAGATCGCGGCCGTGGCCTTTCAGCTCCGGCAGTGCGCCTACCAATGGCTTCGGGGTGGCTGTTCGATCATGCATCTGGTTGCCACGTCCGGCGTGCGAGCACGCTTCAAAAGGGATCGATCAAGAGGGTCCGAACTTGACAAAAAATTGCCGCCGCAATGCGGGATTGTGACAACGCCGCCGTCTAGAGCTGCTTCACACCGAACCCGGCCACGAAAGCTATTGCGGCAGCGATCATATGGCGGCGCTTGGTGGAACCTCCTGGCGGTGAGGCTGTCCGTTGACGATCATCGTTCAACCGGCACAGCGTGTAAATCAGCCGGAGGTCCACACAGGGAGGTTCCTAGGTCCTATGATCGAGGTACCGTACAGACCTCGGCATCGATTTTGACAGCGGTCAGACATATCATGGACATTTCACCATTGTGCATAGGCGAAGGAGACTCTGAGTCCCACAACTCTCGTGGTCCGCGCTCGCTTATTCGATGTCCTACTGTGAGGTGATTACAACTATAGCACACAACGGCGTTCGGCTCCTACCTTGAGTGCCTGACGGCCAACCACTGGTTGGGCCAAGGATGGACAGTTTCGGGAGCCAGTCTTCCGCCAGCTTCTTCATCGCCAAAGACCCGAACGTGGGTGTATGATGTTTTTTCAATTAAATCTCCGTGCAATGGTATGACGGAGAGCGTTTTATGAAAGTTCTTATTGTCGACGATCACGCATTGATTCGCGAGGCGTTGCACGCTGTCCTGAAGCAACTGAAGCGAGAGGCCATCATATTTGAAGCTTCAAACAGCCGTGAGGCAATGCGCATAGTCGAGGAACATCCCGACATCAGCCTCATTTTGCTTGATATCAATTTGCCTGATCGGGATGGCTTCTCAGTCCTCCGCGAACTGCGTGATCGCTATGCGGCCATTGCTATCATCATTCTCTCGTCCTCCGATGATCAAGACACAGTCAGGCGCGCTTTCAAACTTGGCGCTCTGGGTTTCATCCCGAAAACTACGGAACGTGAGGTCATGCTCAACGCTATTAAGTTAGTGTTCTCCGGCGGTATTTACATTCCCTCGGAAATTCTGGAGGGAACAACGTGTCCGCAGCTTACAAATAAGCTAGCGACGCGCGACTCTCTTAAGGGTCTCGGGTTGACCGATCGGCAGATTGAAGTGCTTACGCTCCTGATGAAGGGAAGAAGTAACAAGGTCATTGCCAAAACCCTCAATATGGCAGTGCCGACAGTGAAGAACCACATCACGGTCGTTCTCAAGGCGCTCAGCGTAACGAGCCGCACCGAGGCAGTAGTAAAAGTAGGAAAAATGGGCTGGGAATTGTCGCCGAAATCTGCATCATAAAGCCGCCCCGGCGTCTCTCCTATCGTCATGATCCCTAAAGAGCTCGTGCATGACAGCGCGGAGCCGCATTGGGTCGACAGGCTTGTGCAGCAAAATGTATCCTCTATCCTTAGCGTCACGTAACGGTTCAGGTGCCGTATCGCCACTGAAGAGAATAGCTGGAATTGATAGACCAAACGCCGCATTAATTTGTTCAATTGCTCGGATCCCGGTCTTTCCGCTCGCAAGATGATAATCCGAGATTATAAGATCGGGGCGCTGTTGGCGCTCAGCAAGCTGGATAAGTGCAGCTTCATCGGATCCGGCGGTAAGGACGGAGTATCCCCATTTGCCAAGCAATCCGCCCGTTCCCTCCTGCACAATTGGAGCATCGGCAATAACAAGAATTACCTTGCCTTCGACCGCAAAGGCTGTGGGATGAGGTGAGTCGACGGGCGCTGTGGACGTGACGCATTCATCGGCCATTGGAACCAGGATCGCGAATCGCGAGCCTCGGCCCACAGTCGAAGCTAAGTCGATTTGATGGTTGAGAAGTAGGCGAAGCCTGTCGACAATAGCCAAGCCGAGCCCAAGGCCGCCGTACCGGTTCCGTTTTGGGGCAGGAAGTTGAAAAAACTCGCCAAAGATATTCTGCTTGTGATCCTCAGGAATGCCGGGACCGCTATCCCATACTTCGATACGCAACATCTCACCGCGCCGACGGCATCCGACGATGATCCCGCCCCGCAACGTATAGCGCACAGCATTGGATACCAGATTGAGCAGTATGCGTTCGAGCAGCATGGCGTCGCTCCGCACCCAAGCGTCACTTCGCCTAACGCGTAGACGCAAGCCTTTTTCTCGCGTTGCCTGATCAAACGTCGTCTCAATTTTTTGCAACAGGCGCGCGATCCGGAATTCGGTAATTTTGGCTGTAAGGATCCCAGCATCGAGCCTGGACATATCCAGAAGCGAATTGAACATTTCATCCATTTCTTTGCGCGTTGCATCGACCCGCTCGATCATCTTTGTCCTTTCTCCCGATTCGAGCGGCGTGCGCAGCTGTGCAACGAACAGGCCTAGTGCATGTAATGGCTGCCGCAAATCATGGCTTGCCATGGCAAGAAAGCGCGATTTTGCTGCGTTGGCGAGCTCCAGCTCTTGCGTACGCTCTGCGACCTTCCGTTCGAGTTCGATCTGCGCGCGGCGTAGACTTTCCTCCGCTTTCTTGCGCACCTCGACGTCGGCGCTCAATAACAAGCTTGGAACGGCAATACTGATCAAGAACATCAACACCAGCAGGAATGAAACGTTGAGATCCGCGGTCGTGAAGGGGCCGCCGCCTCTGAGCGTCCCCCAAATCGTGATGCCGGCAAGCACCAGCGCAACCGTTGCGGTGTCACGTGGACCGCGGCGCAGCGCCGCCCACAACATTGGCAGGATCGCAAGAAAACCCAGTGGATCTCGGCTCGGCGTTTGCTCGATCAAGGGGCTGAAAGCAATGAGTCCAACAGCCACCGCTGTCGCGAAGACGCCGGCCGTCTCTAAAAATTCATTGCGGTTGAAAGCATGATAGTGACTTGATGCCCAAAGCACGATAACGGGGGCAATGACCAGCGCGCCGGTCACATCACCCAGCCACCATGTGACCCAGGCGTTCGCGAAATTTGTCCGTTCGATGTACCCTGCGGTTGCTAGGCTGGCCAGTCCAATGCTGGCGCTGATCGGTGTCGCGATCGCGAAGCAAATCAGAGCAAACTTCGCGACAGAATTTGGCGTCGAAAACGTATTACATCCGCTCGACCATCGATTGATCAGATAAGCGCCAACAACCGCTTCAAGAGTGTTACCGGTTGCAATCGCAATTGCGGTAGCAACCGACCCGGCGGTCATCGCATTGGCGATCACCGCCGCCGTGAAAATTGCGGGCCAAGTCCGATATCCCCACAACAGCACCGCCGCCAGCGCGACACCCGTCGGTGGCCAAATTGGCGTGGCGCTGGGATGAATAGAGGCGAGAGCAAGGCCGCCTTTTGCCAGGGCGAAATAGATCGCTCCAATTGCGACCAGGCCGCCGGCATAGCTAATGCCTCGGCGGAAATTTATCTCCGGCGTTAGTAATCGTGGATCGGACATCGTCGACGCCTAGACTAGGAAATTGGATCATCCAAGTTCCGAGGAATTCGCGCCGCCTCATGTTCACCCCGAGCTTTCAGGAGGGCGCATCGTACGACGAAGACAGGCCCTCGGAAAGGCCGGATTTTGATTCCGGACAAGGCCACTGCATGCGCGGGTTGACCAGCAAGATTCCCGCGCTGGTTGATACCAATGGCCTGCCGGTCCGGCTCGCGCTGACGGCGGGTGAGGCGCATGACAATCGGCTCGTAGGCAAACTCCTCTCTCGCCTGAAGTCAGGATCTATGCTGCTGGCAGACCGCGGTTATGACGCCGACTGGATCAGAGCACTTGCTACCGAGAGGGCGCTTGGGCCAACATCCAGCCGAGACGTAGTCGTAACAAGTCGATCTGCTTCAGTCCGCATCTCTATCGTGCGCGCAATCTGGGTCGAGCGGCTTTTCCATAAGATCAAACAGTGCCGGCGGGTCGCAACTACGACGAACTCGCGGCCAACTATCTGGCCTTCGTCCACCTCGCATCAATACGGCTGTGGCTGCGCGTTAATAAGTCCACGCCCTAGGACCCACCAATATTCGTATGTAGGATTAAAGATCAGCACCATAGGTCGATTCCGACCGGGGTGCCGGTCCGTGCCGAAACACAACGGTTCGTGTTCTGCGGCAAAGGCGCGCCGTCGAGGGCAGCCCAGGTGATCAAGAATGCTGCGGCGAAATGGAATTATTCGAGGTTCACGTTCAGGTTTTCGGCGGATGACTGTCCCAGCACGAGGCCAGACAATTGCATAGAGTTTGGCGTACTCGACGATCCGAACATAACCGCGGAGAACTCGCACCTCGCGGAGAACTCGCACCTCAATGAAGGGACATCGACACGCATGAATAAATGCGCGATCTGGTTCAATACCGCTAAGAAATGGAACGTCTCGAACGACATGCCGACGCAGGGCGCTATGTGTATCAACGAAGCTTGTACTCTCACGCGTTAGACATTTGAACATCATACAATTGTTATGTGGGCTCAGCGAGCATTAGCAACGATCACACGCGCTCCCGAATCGGCGAGATGCTTGCGTTGCTCCTCAGATGCACCGACATCCGTCACCAGAGTCCAGCGCGGCGGCAGAGGCGCCCAGGCGATCTGTTCGGCGCGACCGAGCTTGCTGGCGTCGGCGAGAACGATGACTTCTTTCGACTGTTCCATCATCAGCGACTTCAGTGCGACCTGCTCGAGATCCGCCTCGCACAGGCCACGACCGCTCACCACGCCGTCGGCGCTCATGATCGCGCGGTTCGCGGTCATGCGCCGCAGCGCCTCATGGGCGAGTGGCCCCATGGTGCTCATGCTGGTGGTGCGCAGCGCGCCGCCCAGCACCACCAGCTCAATGGCCGGAGCCTTGGCGAGGAAGGGCAGCAGCGCGAGATTGTTGGTGATGATACGCAGCCGCCGCTGCTGCAGCAAACGGCCGAAGGCCGCGACGGTCGAGCCGGCATCGAGAAGCAGCGTGTCGCCATCCTCGATCAGATCGATAGCCGCGCGCGCGATCGCCTGCTTCTCTTTGCCATGTACGGCAAAGCGCTGATCTAGTGTCGTTTCGATCGCAGGGCCGGTGAGAATGGCACCGCCATAGGTGCGATGCACGGCATTATTTTTGGAGAGATACTGCAGGTCACGCCGCACGGTGGAGGCGGAGACGTCGAAGCGCCGTGCGAGATCATCGACATCGATCTCTCCCACGTTCAGAGCTTCCAACAGACGACCGTGACGCTCCTTGCTGCGCATCGACATCGAATCTCAACTCACCCCTCTGGCAAGCCCATTGCCGTTGGCCGAGTTCGACCATGTCAGACTCGCCGCACGGCCGATGGATAGCACGACGCATCGGCCGTGCGAATATCTTAGCTCAGCCCGCCTTCTCTCAGGCGGCCTGCTTCGGCGCAAGATCGGCCGCCTGCCGCAGCGCCTCAACCAGGCTGCGTTCGTCGGCGATGCCCTTGCCCGCGATGTCGAAGGCGGTACCGTGATCGACCGAGGTTCGGATCATCGGCAGTCCAACAGTGATATTCACGCCGGATTCCAGCCCCAGCACCTTGATGGGTCCATGGCCCTGATCGTGATACATCGCAACCACCATGTCGTAGTCGCCGCGGCCGGCCAGGAAGAAGAGCGTGTCGGCGGGCAGCGGGCCGCGCACGTCCCAGCCCTTGGCCTGACAAGCCTCGACGGCCGGCGTGATCTTCGCGGCTTCCTCGCCGCGACCGAACAGCCCGTTCTCGCCGGCATGCGGATTGATGGCGCAGACGCCGATCTTCGGATTGGTGATACCGGCGCGCACCAGCACTTCATGGCCGCGTACGATGACGCGCTCGACGAGGCCAGGCTCGATCTTCTCGATCGCATCCAGCAGGCCAATATGCGTGGTGACGTGAATAACGCGCAGTTTCGGTGACACCAGCATCATCGACACTTCTGGCGTGCCCGTCAGATGCGCCAGCAGCTCGGTATGGCCAGGATATTTGTGGCCGGCGGCGTGCAGCGCTTCCTTGGAAAGCGGCGCGGTGCAGATACCCTGCGCGATCCCCGCCTGCACCACCTGCACGGCCTTCTCGATATAGCGATATGCCGCCTCGCCTGCGATCGGCGACATCTTGCCGAATGGCAGATCGTCCGGCACCAGCTTCAGGTCCACGCACTGCACCGCCTTCGACGAGAAGTTCGCGTCCCCGGCGTCGGTCAACGCGTCAACCTTGAGCGACACGCCGACGATCTGGCCGGCCTTGCGAAGGCGGTTGGCATCGCCGATCACCAGCGGACTACAGATCTCGTGTGCATACGGCTGGGCCAGCGCCTTCATGATGACCTCGGGGCCGATGCCCGCCGGGTCTCCCATGGTGATCGCAATGGTCGGACGGGTCATGTGAAGCTTCCTTTGGTTCGGACGGCGCGAAGACGTTCGCTGACGCGGATGAGGCTGAGTTCGTCGCCGAACGCCCCCGCTTTGGTAGCAATCGGAACGGACAATTGACCGAGGGTCAGGCCGAGCGACACGCCCGGCTCGATCTCGTCGGCGAGACGGATGCCGTTGACGCCGAAGCGCGACAACAGCGCTGCTGCGGTTTCACCGCCGGTCGCCGCGAAGGCACCGATCGCGGACGCCACCGGCGCCAGCACGTCGGCGAGGCTCTGCGCAAGCTGCGGGCCAAGCGACATGTCGGGGTGATCATCCATCATGATCTCGACCAGCGCGTCGTCACCGGCGGACAGTCGCTCCATCACATCCGCTGCGAGCGTCGAGTGGCCGGCGCTGTCGCCTAGCAGTGTCTCAGGCGCAACCGGGAAATGCGCCACAGTGCCGGTAGCCGCCAACTCGCGCGCCGCCGCGCGCGACGCGCCGGCGAGCGAGCCCACCACGATCAGGGTGCCTAACGCGCTGGTGGGAATGCGCAGCGGTTCGACATCATTGTCCGCATCGAGGCCCGCTAGCGCGTGCGCCAGACCAGCGCTGCCGATGAAGAAGGTCGAAGGCGACGCATGCAGGCTGGCCTGCGCGATCAAATGCAGATCGTACTCTGTCTCTGCATCGCAGACCGCGACCACATCGCCCTCGGCCGCCATTTTGGCGAACGTGGCTTTCAGCTCACCGCTGCGCACGGTCGCGAGCGTGACCTTCTCGCCGCGAACGCCCGCGGACGCGAGAACGTCAACGAGATCGGCATTCGCATACGTGTGATCGCGCTGCCAAACCTCGGCCTCCTCAAGCGGGCGGCCTTTGACGAGAATATGTCCATCGATGGTGCTCCGGCCGGTAGCCGGAAAGGCCGGGGCGAACACGCCGAAGGCCGGGCCCGACTGTGACTTGAGATGCGCGAGCGCAACTGCGGTCTCTGCTGCTGGTTGTCCCCGCAGCGTCGAGTCGATTTTCTTGAACAGGATACGTTCCGGCTGGGACAAGCGCGCCAGCACATCGGCGTGGCGGCCTGCAGCGGCCTCGGCCGAAAGGCCCCGGCTCGCTGCATCATAAGCCAGTACGGGCAGTTGGTGATCCGACGCGTCGGCAACCTCATCCCACATCACCGCAGCCGCACGTCCCCTTCTCCCGAAGGCGATCGCGCAGTCCGCGGCACCGGTGAGGTCGTCCGCGAGGATCAGCCAGTCACTGGCCATCGTCAGTCACCGGCCAGACGCGCCGCGGGCATCATATTGCCAGCAACAGCCACATCCTCTTCGGCTGGCTCCTCGACGTCGCGACCAACGATGCTGGCCACCCAGGCGGTGAGGACCGGCGTGAGGATCGCGGTGACCACGA is drawn from Nitrobacteraceae bacterium AZCC 2146 and contains these coding sequences:
- a CDS encoding 4-hydroxythreonine-4-phosphate dehydrogenase (product_source=TIGR00557; cath_funfam=3.40.718.10; cog=COG1995; ko=KO:K22024; pfam=PF04166; superfamily=53659; tigrfam=TIGR00557) — translated: MTRPTIAITMGDPAGIGPEVIMKALAQPYAHEICSPLVIGDANRLRKAGQIVGVSLKVDALTDAGDANFSSKAVQCVDLKLVPDDLPFGKMSPIAGEAAYRYIEKAVQVVQAGIAQGICTAPLSKEALHAAGHKYPGHTELLAHLTGTPEVSMMLVSPKLRVIHVTTHIGLLDAIEKIEPGLVERVIVRGHEVLVRAGITNPKIGVCAINPHAGENGLFGRGEEAAKITPAVEACQAKGWDVRGPLPADTLFFLAGRGDYDMVVAMYHDQGHGPIKVLGLESGVNITVGLPMIRTSVDHGTAFDIAGKGIADERSLVEALRQAADLAPKQAA
- a CDS encoding uncharacterized protein YgbK (DUF1537 family) (product_source=COG3395; cath_funfam=3.40.50.10840; cog=COG3395; ko=KO:K22129; pfam=PF07005,PF17042; superfamily=142764) — protein: MASDWLILADDLTGAADCAIAFGRRGRAAAVMWDEVADASDHQLPVLAYDAASRGLSAEAAAGRHADVLARLSQPERILFKKIDSTLRGQPAAETAVALAHLKSQSGPAFGVFAPAFPATGRSTIDGHILVKGRPLEEAEVWQRDHTYANADLVDVLASAGVRGEKVTLATVRSGELKATFAKMAAEGDVVAVCDAETEYDLHLIAQASLHASPSTFFIGSAGLAHALAGLDADNDVEPLRIPTSALGTLIVVGSLAGASRAAARELAATGTVAHFPVAPETLLGDSAGHSTLAADVMERLSAGDDALVEIMMDDHPDMSLGPQLAQSLADVLAPVASAIGAFAATGGETAAALLSRFGVNGIRLADEIEPGVSLGLTLGQLSVPIATKAGAFGDELSLIRVSERLRAVRTKGSFT